In Periophthalmus magnuspinnatus isolate fPerMag1 chromosome 9, fPerMag1.2.pri, whole genome shotgun sequence, the sequence aagaacaccatccctactgtgaagcatgagggtggaaacatcatgctttgggggtgtttttctgcacaagggacaggacgactgcactccagacctaaacccaatagaaaatctttggagggagcttaaactccgtgtttctcaacgacagcccagaaacctgactaatctagagaagatctgtgtagaggagtgggccaaaatccctcctgcagtgtgtgcaaacctgtgaccacaaaaactacaggaaacatttgacctctgtaattgcaaacaaaggctactgtaccaaatatttaCATTGCTTTTTCAGgcgttcaaatacttatttacagcagtaacatacaaataaagtatttaaaaatcatacaatgtgtgttccagatttgtttttagattatgtctctcacagtggacatgcacctcaGATGAACGTTTCAGACTCCtctgatttctaagtgggagaacttgcaaaatcacagggtgtgcaaatacttatttgcctcactgtacatacacacacacatatagataCAGAGTTATCATCTTTGTCTGAATTATGACCGAGACAGGTCccaaaacacatttgtttgGGTAGGAATTTAGTTtttcatcatttaaaaaaagtcCTAAATGGCATCCACCCGTCTCCACTTGGgtaactctttcagatatgGCCATAAGTTTTTAGGGTTAGAAAATTTTTACCATAGCCTATGTATTTTAACAATGGTgccaatatttattttctaGTTAAAAGCCTCTCAATCAATAGATGAAttatataagtacattttaccttGGGTAAGGGCTTAGCGGGTCTGCAGTGAATCCCACCCACATATTTAAAGTTGGGAAGGAAAGGATGTGGAGAATTAAAATCCCAGTAAGTTCTCATGAGCCAGATGTCTGCTTTGCCCGTGAGTTCACAAGCACTAGTTGGTTTCCCTGTTGAAAACAAATGTTTAGCCCATGAAAAGTGACCAAAATTGTTGACATTGTCTTTTGCTCACCCTTGATGTCAGTATAATATTCATCTAATTTTGACCAAATGGAAAATTCTGCAACAGCATCATTCAATGCATAGAAGAGAATGTTAAACACTCGCTCTGAAAAGCTCATCTTGTCTGTCAGTTTACTCATGGCTCCTGGGACAAAAGAGGGTGGAGCAGGAACCTGGCCACAGTGCCTTTCCCAATTATTGGCCAAAGAAAACCGAAGAGAGAAGACCAGCGGTATCCCCAAAATATCTGCAACCAAGTCACTCCCTGGGTAGATGGGGTCAGAAAACAAGAGGTCATATTTGCCTGCTTTCAGTTTGTTCATTAGTGTGTCTGATTTCACCACTCCGTCCAATAATGTCAACGAAACATTCATGCTAGTTTCCATGAGTTCAATAACTTTCATGTAAATCTGCAGGACGTTCATATGGTCCATCTCGTATATGGCGAAATGCAGATGCTTCTCCATTATTTCCTCCATTTCTTTCTGTGACACCTCAACTGGAAAGGGCTCATAGTCGAAAAGTGCCTGCTCGCTTGTGTTCATAAACATGGACGTGCTTGGAGTCAGGACTGTTACCTGGTGCCCCCGATGGACCAGCTCCTCCAGCACCGGCTTCATGTTGATCCAGTGGCTTCCTTCAGTGTACCACACCAGTATTTTTTCCCCGCAGATGGTCCATGGCAGAAAAGACAGCAACACGACACACAGATACAGTTTCATGGCGACCGTCTGTGAGTAAAACACTGTTGCACTCTGGTTTTCTTTGTATAGCAAACTGCAAATACACTTGAAATACACTAATAATTAACTAGTTACGTCATGACTCTGCCTTGTAGGTACCTCTGACACAGTAGATACGTAGGCCACACTTGAGACTGTGATCACATCTAATAATTTATAGACCAATTAAAGTAACATTTTGTGACCTATCTGCCACTGCTATAATACATCCAACCTTTGATATTTGCATACACCCAAACTTCCACATATAGTACAGTGATCACtagttttataataataataataatttatatatatatatatatatatatatatatatatatatatatatatatatatatatataaaacagctTGCAGACAGTAAACAAGTTCACAGAAACCTCTCTAATTAAAATGAGGCAGGTGATTTCAGTGACAAGGCCCGGAGGGGCTGTGGTTAAGGAGGCAGTTGTCTTTAGCAAATGTCACCACAGCTTGTGAGGGCGTTTAAATCTTACTACTGCAGGTTGGCACCCTCATTAACATTGTAGATTCCTTTTGAGGTTGATTTCAGAAGTGCCTGGAAA encodes:
- the LOC117376800 gene encoding UDP-glucuronosyltransferase 2A2-like produces the protein MKLYLCVVLLSFLPWTICGEKILVWYTEGSHWINMKPVLEELVHRGHQVTVLTPSTSMFMNTSEQALFDYEPFPVEVSQKEMEEIMEKHLHFAIYEMDHMNVLQIYMKVIELMETSMNVSLTLLDGVVKSDTLMNKLKAGKYDLLFSDPIYPGSDLVADILGIPLVFSLRFSLANNWERHCGQVPAPPSFVPGAMSKLTDKMSFSERVFNILFYALNDAVAEFSIWSKLDEYYTDIKGKPTSACELTGKADIWLMRTYWDFNSPHPFLPNFKYVGGIHCRPAKPLPKDIEEFVESSGDAGIVVFTLGSMINNLTAEKANMIASGLAQIPQKVLWRYSGEKPQSLGANTRIYNWIPQNDLLGHSKTKAFITHGGTNGIYEAIYHGVPMVGLPMFADQPENMVHMREKGAAISLDFNFITSEDLRDAVNTVITDKSYKANAMRLSAIHHDRPISPLDEAVFWVEFTMRHKGAKHLRVEAHNLTWYQYHCLDVVAFLLSVTLLLLYLLLKTCKFCLQKCCGRKDRKTKAE